The Naumovozyma dairenensis CBS 421 chromosome 2, complete genome genome segment TAAATTATAGGAATCAGTCAAGAAATCCATTAGTTTTGTTGGTGAGTGAAAATATGGAATCAATCTTTTATGTAAAATTTGTAAGATTGTTTTATATTGTTGCAATGATAAATGTTGAGAATTTAAGATATGTAGCCAATTTTTCTCCATgaaagatttgaatttggattcattttcaatggtTTGTGGTGGATTTGATACATAAATTTCAAGAtcaacattttcatttgaacAATGATTATCATGGTTCATCAAAGTTAGCCATTTCCCACCGTTATGCAATAgtaaatttttctcttctgaatttgtttctttttcttgttgttcaaggatattattgaattcagATTGTACATAATATTGTATATCAGCATTTGgtttataatatttatccaaaaattccaaaagaaTGAAGTTTCCAGATTGTCCAgttgaattatttatttccaattcttGTTGAATATTTGATCTCCACATTGCTATCATTAAgtttttcaaagttttaTTAGGGAAGAATGGAGCACCTTTCTTGGAGGCGAAATGGATAGAttctaattcaattaattgcATGTATAAATCTAATGAATCTAATGCTAACGAGGTTTCAAAGGTCAAAGACGATATGATGAATagtaatttaattttaaatgaatcataaatttttctacaccattgaatgaattgttTTATCTCATTTGATTTGTTAGATAAAGTCAAATCTCCGCGACTAAATAGctttttaaatatttggaaaagCGATACTACGAGGAATCTGTATTTCTTTTCGacattatcatcttctaattgtaattcatcttcaatatctagttctttgattaatttaattattgAGTTATAATTCGATTTATCTGTTGTAGCTGATATTGTTTTGGCAAcaattttaatatcttcCATAGATAAAGACATAGTGGTCTGTACCTTTATGAGAACTTCTGGATAGCTTACGAGGTTTAGTAAAAAGCTTTGGTTGTCGTTTTAATCAATTATGTACTTTCCTTTCTTtgtatatatttgtatatccaaagtttcaaattattcaagctcatctcatctcatctcattacaaaattttttcaaaagaagtGTTACCCGGATGAAGTCCAAAAATGTTTcgattttttttgatttgtACATGTGAAAGGATTTATCCTGAGATGTGTCTACCTTTAACAGTTCATGtgattgaaattttcaaaagatagTTTTCTATGTTCTGTGTAGCTCATTACGTgctatactatactatactatactatactatacaTGTTATACGATGATGTATGAAACTCTTATCTTTCTCGTTATCCCGAATGATATAACTAACTTTGACGTTCAGTATGAGGTCATGTTAACATCATATTCGTTTCATTCTTGGATTCAGGCAAGGTAAAATTCCTTAATATAAAGGTGGAACTACTTTAAAGAACCCGTAAATTAGTTCTGTATTATTTTAAGGATAAaacgataataatttttcaaatacGATGTTGAATCACACTGGGATGATTAGGATAGATTATACTTGAAGTATAGgaaaattcatcaataaaaatagaGTTACAGAAGctttgtttttctttgtcGAACTGTCACCCTTATAATCATCGTTTTCCCCTAACCCAGACATTTTTTGTACATATtcattttccttattatatttacttTATAATCtctatataatataacagTCGATATTCGGACTGTTTTTTCGATGCATATAACTGTACGTAGACAGCAATCTTGAAACACACAACGCTAATTTGCTCATTAGGGATGACACCACAGCATTAGCAGCTGAGAACAGTGTGGTTCTCTCCTGAATGTCCTAGAAAGCTTCAATAAAGATGGGAATTTTCTGCTGTCATGACAGAATACACTATTGTTAactatatatttcttaatgTAGTAGCATGCTGCAGAATATCAATACATCGGTATTACTAACGTCTGGAGAGGCTTTTGTTAACGATCAATCTTAATAAGGTGTCAACGCATAGTGAGCGCTTATATTGTCAGAGAGTTAAGCGCGGGATGAGAGGAACTGTGTTCCCGTTTGCCGCTCAACGAACGCCTTTGTTTCACCTGTTACCCTACCTGCCCTACCTGCCCTGCCCTGTTCTGTTCTCGATAGTTGActcattttattttccgCCCATCGCCAACTTTTCTTTTCGGTGCCTCGCCGATTTGATAAGAACAGTTGAAAGAACTTACCCGCGTTCCTTTCTGCGAGCCCTTCTCCGCGCGCTCGAGCCTggttttttttcttcttttgctgtttcttgttttcttgtttcttttgCTAGCACAACAAACACATCGTGTGAAAACTTTTCATCGAAATCTGGTCTTCGCCCGTCAGACAATATATAAGTTTCTTTCAACACTCATCACCACCGTTTCACCACCTTTATAATGTCTTATCTTCGTCGTAAACAGTATTTGAATATACATTGGAACGTGATCAACAATCGATAAAATCAACCAAAGCAACCAACCATATATCGTATATACTGAAATATGTGTGGTATTTTCGCAGCATTCAAACATGAAGACGTTCATGCCTTCAAACCAAGAGCTCTACAACTTTCTAAAAGAATTAGACACCGTGGTCCAGATTGGTCAGGTAACGTCATCAAAAACACCACTATCTTAGCCCACGAAAGATTAGCCATTGTCGGTCTAGATTCCGGTGCTCAACCAATCACTTCCCCATGCGGTAACTACACATTATGTGTCAACGGTGAAATTTATaatcatattcaaataagAGAACAATTCCCAGATTATCCATTCAAAACCTTAAGTGATTGTGAACCTATCATCccattatatttaaaacATGACATTGACACTCCAAAACATTTAGACGGTATGTTCGCTTGGTGTTTATATGATTCTAAACAAGATCGTATCATCGCAGCAAGAGATCCAATCGGTATAACAACTTTATACATGGGTCGTAACTCCAAAACTCCACAAACTGTATTCTTCGCATCTGAATTGAAATGTTTAACTGATGATTGTGATAGTATCATCGCATTCCCACCAGGTCACGTGTACGATTCAAAGACTGACCAAATTACTCGTTATTTCACTCCTGATTGGTTAGATGAACAAAGAATCccagaaaataaattggaTTTGACCGCTATTAGAGAATCTTTAGAATCTGCAGTCAGAAAGAGATTAATGGCTGAAGTCCCATTTGGTGTCTTATTATCTGGTGGGTTagattcttctttaattgcATCTATTGCTGCTCGTGAAACTGAAAAGGCAAACGCTCAAGCCACATTGGACAATGAAAACGCTAATGATGAAACTTCTAAGGCTCATTTGACTGgtgttgatgatgaaggtCATTTACATAATGGTGGTTGGTCAAAATTACATTCTTTCGCTATTGGGTTACCAAACGCTCCAGATTTACAAGCTGCTAGAAAAGTCGCTAAATTCATTGGATCTATTCATCATGAACATACTTTCACTTTACAAGAAGGTTTAGATGCATTGGATGATGTTATTTATCATTTGGAAACTTATGATGTTACCACTATTAGAGCTTCCACTCCAATGTtcttattatcaagaaagaTTAAAGCTCAAGGTGTTAAGATGGTTCTTTCTGGTGAAGGTtctgatgaaatttttggTGGTTATCTATATTTCGCTCAAGCTCCATCTGCTGCTGAATTCCATACTGAATCCGTTAAGAGAGTTAATAACTTACATTTAGCTGATTGTTTAAGAGCTAACAAATCTACAATGGCTTGGGGTCTTGAAGCTCGTGTCCCATTCTTAGATAGAGATTTCTTACAATTATGTATGAACATTGAtccaaaggaaaaaatgaTTAATCAAGCTGAAGGTCgtattgaaaaatacaTCTTAAGAAAGGCATTCGATACATCTGATGATCCAGAAGCTAAACCTTACTTACCAGAAGAAATCTTATGGAGACAAAAGGAACAATTCTCTGATGGTGTAGGTTATTCATGGATTGATGGGTTGAAAGATACTGCTGAAAGAGTCATTAGTGATGCTATGTTTGAAAATCCAAAGGATCATTGGGGTACCGATATTCCAACTACAAAGGAAGCTTATTGGTATAGATTGAAATTCGACGCTTTATACCCACAAAAGACTGCCGCTGATACTGTCATGAGATGGATTCCAAAGGCTGATTGGGGTTGTGCTGAAGATCCTTCTGGTAGATATGCTAAGATTCATGAAAAACATGTTAATGCTTAAAcataaaatagaaaaagaaatatttcgatataaaaaatttcaaagaaaatgaaaaatgaaaatgaaaaaaaaagaggaatatataaaaaaatttaatctCTAATATAGACTATATATAATTCTTAAAAATTAACGCTTGTAAAATATACTTTTTTTACTTATCTCATTATTATAcatattattgttattattattactttttATAATCTTAGACTGTTACCTATACTAATGAGAATGCGTGTTACTGTTACCTTTTCTCGAAAATACCAGTCCCGTAGACGTTTTGATATGGTACATTACTGGACTATGGAATATCATCTAATGTTGTCAAAGAGAAACCCCGTTATTACTCCTTAAGCAGTATGCCGACTACTTAGCATTGTTTTTTCAGTGGATATAGTATCTCGCCTATGACGTTGATTCTTATGCCTTTCCATGGAAAAGGATCTTCTATTTTGtacatttgaagaattaagCAAATCATACCGTGTTATTACTGTTGGTTTAGAACCTTTCTTATCATCAGAtgtgaatatatttttgacACTTTTTGATATATCCTTTAAAAAACTCATTTGGAAATAATTCATCGGTATATTGTATTCCTTTCCAATTAGTTGATCCCTTCCTGTCCTTTTCTTTACTTCTTGATATTTACATAAATTCCTATAAAGAAGTAACCGTCAAGGTATCACTGTGAATGATTCAAGAGTgctcatcatcattttatatataaatgtataAGTCATAATTGCACCGTTTACTTCAGTCAAGCATGATGAAATATGCTTTCACTGCTATAACTTTAAAACTCACCAGTAACCACAACTAGGTGTTATTTCTACCCCCGGAGTTAAGGTACTTTCTCATCCCAATGGGCTGGCCCTGAGATTGCTCTACGCCTTATGTCAACAAAAACTTTAACAACTACTACATCAGAAATTAGCATCATGAGAGCCGCGGAAGCACATAAACTATCATTTTCAGAAAGCTTCATCTAATTGAGGCCCCCTTTATGCATATGCACTAGATTCATTCTCTGCCTTTctacttacttacttacaCTTTCAAAATA includes the following:
- the NDAI0B05820 gene encoding uncharacterized protein (similar to Saccharomyces cerevisiae YPR145C-A; ancestral locus Anc_3.484) — encoded protein: MNYFQMSFLKDISKSVKNIFTSDDKKGSKPTVITRYDLLNSSNVQNRRSFSMERHKNQRHRRDTISTEKTMLSSRHTA
- the ASN1 gene encoding asparagine synthase (glutamine-hydrolyzing) 1 (similar to Saccharomyces cerevisiae ASN2 (YGR124W) and ASN1 (YPR145W); ancestral locus Anc_3.483), encoding MCGIFAAFKHEDVHAFKPRALQLSKRIRHRGPDWSGNVIKNTTILAHERLAIVGLDSGAQPITSPCGNYTLCVNGEIYNHIQIREQFPDYPFKTLSDCEPIIPLYLKHDIDTPKHLDGMFAWCLYDSKQDRIIAARDPIGITTLYMGRNSKTPQTVFFASELKCLTDDCDSIIAFPPGHVYDSKTDQITRYFTPDWLDEQRIPENKLDLTAIRESLESAVRKRLMAEVPFGVLLSGGLDSSLIASIAARETEKANAQATLDNENANDETSKAHLTGVDDEGHLHNGGWSKLHSFAIGLPNAPDLQAARKVAKFIGSIHHEHTFTLQEGLDALDDVIYHLETYDVTTIRASTPMFLLSRKIKAQGVKMVLSGEGSDEIFGGYLYFAQAPSAAEFHTESVKRVNNLHLADCLRANKSTMAWGLEARVPFLDRDFLQLCMNIDPKEKMINQAEGRIEKYILRKAFDTSDDPEAKPYLPEEILWRQKEQFSDGVGYSWIDGLKDTAERVISDAMFENPKDHWGTDIPTTKEAYWYRLKFDALYPQKTAADTVMRWIPKADWGCAEDPSGRYAKIHEKHVNA
- the NOC4 gene encoding ribosome biosynthesis protein NOC4 (similar to Saccharomyces cerevisiae NOC4 (YPR144C); ancestral locus Anc_3.482) — translated: MSLSMEDIKIVAKTISATTDKSNYNSIIKLIKELDIEDELQLEDDNVEKKYRFLVVSLFQIFKKLFSRGDLTLSNKSNEIKQFIQWCRKIYDSFKIKLLFIISSLTFETSLALDSLDLYMQLIELESIHFASKKGAPFFPNKTLKNLMIAMWRSNIQQELEINNSTGQSGNFILLEFLDKYYKPNADIQYYVQSEFNNILEQQEKETNSEEKNLLLHNGGKWLTLMNHDNHCSNENVDLEIYVSNPPQTIENESKFKSFMEKNWLHILNSQHLSLQQYKTILQILHKRLIPYFHSPTKLMDFLTDSYNLEDAGVIPILALNGLFELMKRYNLEYPNFYTKLYQLITPNLMHVKYRPRFFRLMDIFLSSSHLSAHLIASFIKKLSRFTLNASPSAIVSVIPFVYNLIRKHPTCMIMLHNPQFLSDPFQTEEEILNLKNLKTNYKDPFDITEINPELTHALDSSLWELATLMNHYHANVATLAKIFAQPFKKMSYNMEDFLDWGYDSLLNAESSRKLKVLPVLEFEKFDTLFNDNKDASDQDKNVYLEGIEW